Proteins from a genomic interval of Collinsella sp. zg1085:
- a CDS encoding septum formation initiator family protein: MDRFSNNRGFSVHEDSSQRTTERGRRLEADVTGDLSAAVESLGRARVKKPKQKRTRIEGDTSSTRSARETRRTDKKGADKGTRRPSTSRDARVASTQSTPKVDKSSRAASRRAGFMQYANDNAAVQALYHIVTGPYRVLFYLIVIASVVFGLYFPVRDMYIAHRNHGLLQEQLKIRSAYNEMLQKEVNSYLSNEGIEDTARTKFGMVKEGETRVDLVGVDENGDPLPPEKSNAQTEDKAEQQLGANGDESDENSAEEGDTSKTPEGENQSGTDASIRKEDTASHPQITGKKSVSSSADKNKTSRVPKTAAEVEDAVRHVYENSPWFYRLLDTLFFYSGTEGQAVVSAGRQGSMQGSASSS, encoded by the coding sequence ATGGATAGATTTAGTAACAATCGAGGCTTTTCAGTACATGAGGATAGCTCACAGAGGACAACCGAGCGTGGACGTCGGCTAGAGGCAGACGTAACAGGTGATTTGTCTGCTGCTGTTGAATCTTTGGGTCGTGCACGTGTGAAAAAGCCCAAGCAAAAGCGAACGCGGATAGAAGGTGACACGAGTAGTACGCGGAGTGCTCGTGAGACTAGGCGTACTGACAAAAAAGGAGCTGACAAGGGTACTCGTCGCCCTTCAACAAGTCGGGACGCACGTGTTGCCTCAACACAATCGACGCCTAAAGTGGACAAGAGCTCAAGGGCTGCTTCGAGACGTGCAGGATTTATGCAGTATGCAAATGATAATGCGGCTGTACAGGCGCTATATCATATAGTCACCGGACCGTATCGTGTGCTGTTTTATCTTATCGTGATTGCATCGGTGGTATTTGGTCTTTATTTTCCCGTTCGGGATATGTATATTGCTCATCGCAATCATGGTTTGCTGCAAGAGCAGCTCAAGATTCGCAGTGCCTATAATGAAATGCTTCAAAAAGAGGTTAATTCCTATCTCTCAAATGAAGGTATTGAGGATACCGCGCGCACCAAATTTGGCATGGTAAAAGAGGGTGAGACGCGTGTTGACCTTGTAGGTGTTGACGAAAACGGGGACCCACTTCCACCTGAGAAAAGTAACGCTCAGACAGAGGACAAAGCGGAGCAACAACTTGGTGCGAACGGTGATGAGTCTGATGAAAACTCGGCAGAGGAAGGCGACACATCCAAAACACCTGAGGGCGAAAACCAATCAGGTACAGACGCTTCAATCAGAAAAGAAGATACCGCCTCTCATCCTCAGATAACAGGCAAAAAATCAGTATCTTCGTCGGCGGATAAGAATAAAACATCGCGTGTACCTAAAACAGCTGCAGAGGTTGAAGATGCTGTGCGTCATGTCTATGAGAACTCCCCTTGGTTCTATCGTTTGTTAGACACCTTATTCTTTTACTCTGGAACTGAGGGGCAGGCAGTTGTTTCTGCAGGCAGACAGGGTTCAATGCAGGGAAGCGCCTCAAGTTCTTAG
- a CDS encoding PTS sugar transporter subunit IIB encodes MKKFVLACGAGIATSSAVAKRVSTLLDEHGYEGQYEIVQCPISEAAEHCADADVLVATTVAPAGVTCAYVSGVPFLTGMGKADAEKQILALMA; translated from the coding sequence ATGAAGAAGTTCGTTTTAGCCTGTGGCGCAGGGATTGCAACCTCAAGTGCCGTGGCAAAGCGCGTAAGCACCTTACTCGATGAACACGGCTATGAAGGTCAGTATGAGATTGTTCAGTGTCCTATTTCAGAGGCCGCCGAGCATTGTGCTGATGCTGATGTATTGGTTGCTACTACAGTTGCGCCTGCTGGTGTAACCTGCGCCTATGTAAGTGGCGTACCCTTTTTAACGGGCATGGGTAAAGCTGATGCTGAAAAGCAGATTCTGGCATTGATGGCATAA
- the glyA gene encoding serine hydroxymethyltransferase: MKLTHLRSVDPAVASAVDQELDRQRGTIELIASENFTSPAVIEAMGTVLTNKYAEGYPGHRYYGGCEKVDLVEDLARERACKLFGAGYANVQPHCGANANLAAYAALIQPGDTVLGMSLDEGGHLTHGSPVNFSGKLYRFVPYPLNLETETIDYDELERLAQAERPALIVGGASAYPRLIDFERMAEIAHQVGAKFMVDMAHIAGLVATGRHPSPVPYADVVTSTSHKTLRGPRGGFILTNNEELAKAIDKAVFPGTQGGPLMHVIAGKAVAFGEALQPSFAEYTDRVIENAVAMGEGLQAGGLRLISGGTDNHLCLVDLSAADVTGKAAEKLLEEAGLTVNKNSIPGEPRSPFVTSGIRVGSAAGTTRGFNADEFREIGELIARVVFNAENETVRAEVHARVMDMLGAHPLYPEL; the protein is encoded by the coding sequence ATGAAACTCACGCACCTTCGTTCTGTTGACCCTGCGGTTGCGTCCGCAGTTGACCAAGAGCTTGACCGTCAACGCGGTACTATTGAGCTCATTGCATCTGAGAACTTTACAAGTCCCGCTGTTATTGAGGCAATGGGCACAGTATTGACAAATAAATATGCGGAAGGTTATCCCGGTCATCGCTACTATGGTGGTTGCGAAAAGGTTGACCTTGTTGAGGATTTAGCTCGTGAGCGGGCATGTAAACTGTTTGGCGCAGGCTATGCCAATGTACAGCCTCACTGTGGCGCAAATGCAAATTTAGCCGCCTATGCAGCGCTTATTCAGCCGGGGGATACCGTTTTAGGCATGAGTCTCGATGAAGGCGGCCACCTCACACATGGAAGTCCGGTAAATTTTTCGGGCAAACTGTATCGATTTGTTCCGTATCCGCTCAATCTTGAGACCGAAACTATTGACTACGATGAGCTGGAACGTCTTGCTCAAGCTGAGCGCCCTGCGCTTATTGTGGGCGGCGCATCAGCCTATCCGCGTCTCATTGATTTCGAGCGCATGGCAGAGATTGCGCATCAGGTGGGTGCTAAGTTCATGGTTGATATGGCGCATATCGCGGGCCTGGTTGCTACTGGTCGTCACCCGTCTCCGGTACCTTATGCCGATGTAGTGACCTCAACAAGCCATAAGACTCTGCGCGGACCGCGCGGCGGCTTTATTCTAACCAACAACGAAGAGCTAGCAAAAGCTATTGACAAAGCAGTATTCCCAGGCACACAAGGTGGCCCTTTGATGCATGTTATTGCTGGTAAAGCGGTTGCTTTTGGCGAGGCTCTTCAGCCGTCGTTTGCTGAGTATACCGACCGGGTAATAGAAAATGCTGTTGCGATGGGCGAGGGACTGCAAGCAGGCGGACTGCGCTTGATTTCTGGTGGAACCGACAATCATCTTTGCTTGGTTGATTTAAGTGCTGCAGACGTAACCGGAAAAGCTGCTGAGAAACTGCTTGAAGAAGCAGGTTTAACTGTCAATAAGAACTCAATTCCGGGTGAGCCACGCTCTCCGTTTGTGACAAGTGGTATTCGTGTAGGCTCGGCTGCCGGTACCACGCGCGGCTTCAACGCTGATGAGTTCCGTGAGATTGGTGAGCTTATCGCTCGCGTGGTCTTTAATGCAGAAAACGAAACCGTGCGTGCTGAGGTTCACGCACGTGTGATGGATATGCTCGGTGCGCACCCCTTGTATCCGGAGTTGTAA
- a CDS encoding DUF6724 family protein, producing MDDIFNFLFNTRSGFAVLFIGGIVVFALIAAILEHRTHQMYVDRGPKNSDEEEGFWS from the coding sequence ATGGACGATATTTTTAACTTTCTCTTTAATACTCGGTCAGGTTTTGCCGTACTTTTTATAGGCGGCATTGTGGTTTTTGCGCTTATTGCCGCCATTCTCGAGCATCGCACCCATCAAATGTATGTTGACCGTGGACCCAAAAACTCCGATGAAGAAGAAGGTTTCTGGAGTTAG
- the serS gene encoding serine--tRNA ligase, whose product MLDIKFVRENPDLVDSAMANRQTSWDRVHFFALDGERRLVITEVEELQATRNAESKKIGQLMREGKKGEADAAKEAVRLVNEKIETLAARRTQLEAELDTFMAHLPNLPGEATPVGVNEDENPELRRCGEPRDFAAEGFEPKAHWDLGTELGILDFERGNKLSGSRFTVLGGAGARLERALINYFLDVHTSRGFKEWWPPIVVKRQTMFGTGQLPKFEEDAYHVGEDEFLIPTAEVVLTNLHASEVLDANTLPRRYTAFTPCFREEAGSAGRDTRGIIRQHQFDKVEMVKFATPEQSDEELESMTAEAEYLLQQLELPYRVIALCTGDLGFSARQTYDVEVWLPSYNAYKEISSCSNCGDFQARRANIKYRDPEQFKGTRFVHTLNGSGLPAGRTMAAILENYQQADGTVVVPKVLRPYIGCDVISAEEL is encoded by the coding sequence ATGCTTGACATTAAATTTGTTCGCGAGAACCCCGATCTTGTTGATAGCGCTATGGCGAATCGTCAGACCTCGTGGGATCGTGTTCATTTTTTCGCGCTTGATGGAGAGCGCCGTCTGGTTATTACTGAGGTAGAAGAGTTGCAGGCTACACGCAACGCTGAATCAAAAAAGATTGGTCAGCTTATGCGTGAGGGTAAAAAGGGTGAGGCAGACGCTGCAAAAGAAGCGGTTCGCTTGGTTAACGAGAAAATTGAGACGCTTGCTGCGCGGCGCACTCAACTTGAGGCTGAATTAGACACCTTTATGGCTCATTTGCCTAATTTACCAGGAGAGGCTACTCCGGTTGGTGTTAATGAGGACGAGAATCCCGAGCTTCGCCGCTGTGGTGAACCTCGCGATTTTGCTGCTGAGGGGTTTGAACCAAAAGCGCACTGGGATTTGGGAACCGAGCTAGGTATTCTTGATTTTGAACGCGGCAATAAGCTGTCGGGTAGTCGTTTTACCGTGCTTGGTGGTGCAGGTGCACGGTTAGAACGTGCGCTTATCAATTACTTCTTAGATGTGCATACGAGCCGCGGCTTCAAAGAGTGGTGGCCGCCTATTGTAGTTAAACGCCAGACTATGTTTGGAACCGGTCAGTTGCCTAAATTTGAAGAGGATGCTTATCACGTGGGCGAGGACGAATTTTTGATTCCTACTGCTGAGGTAGTGTTAACCAATTTACACGCCAGTGAAGTCTTGGACGCCAATACGCTGCCGCGTCGCTATACCGCGTTTACCCCGTGTTTTCGCGAAGAGGCTGGGTCTGCAGGTCGTGATACGCGTGGTATTATTCGCCAGCATCAGTTTGATAAAGTTGAGATGGTTAAGTTTGCTACGCCTGAGCAGTCAGACGAGGAGCTTGAGTCTATGACTGCCGAGGCGGAGTATCTGCTGCAGCAGCTTGAACTGCCGTATCGCGTTATTGCGCTTTGCACCGGCGATTTGGGATTTTCGGCGCGTCAGACCTATGACGTAGAGGTTTGGTTGCCCAGTTATAATGCATATAAAGAGATTTCTTCGTGCTCGAACTGCGGGGACTTTCAGGCGCGTCGTGCCAATATAAAGTATCGCGACCCTGAGCAGTTCAAAGGCACGCGCTTTGTGCATACATTGAACGGATCGGGTTTGCCGGCTGGACGCACTATGGCAGCTATTTTGGAGAACTATCAGCAGGCAGATGGCACTGTGGTGGTGCCTAAGGTCTTGCGTCCATATATAGGATGCGACGTTATTAGCGCTGAGGAGCTATAA
- a CDS encoding type II toxin-antitoxin system RelB/DinJ family antitoxin, whose protein sequence is MAKTANINLRIEPQVKRDAEAIFESFGISVTDAINIFLHQSIMEQGFPFAIQRPRYNAETEAALQEARDILSGKIPAKSYGSARELFADLDLEAEE, encoded by the coding sequence TTGGCTAAAACAGCAAATATCAATCTCAGGATCGAACCTCAGGTCAAACGGGATGCTGAGGCGATTTTTGAAAGCTTTGGGATTTCGGTTACTGATGCGATTAACATCTTTTTGCATCAGTCCATCATGGAGCAGGGTTTTCCGTTTGCGATTCAGCGTCCCAGATATAACGCAGAAACCGAAGCAGCTCTGCAAGAAGCACGCGATATTCTTTCAGGAAAGATTCCAGCCAAGTCGTATGGTTCAGCCAGAGAGCTCTTTGCTGACTTGGATCTGGAAGCTGAAGAATAA
- a CDS encoding type II toxin-antitoxin system YafQ family toxin, with protein MLELRATSKFRKDYKRIEKRGYNLALLEAVLEKLLNQEPLEARYKDHALTGSYAGFRECHIQPDWLFIYAVEKDQLILVAAGTGTHADLFNM; from the coding sequence ATGTTAGAGCTTCGCGCGACATCCAAGTTTCGCAAGGACTATAAGCGCATCGAGAAACGCGGCTATAATTTGGCTTTGCTTGAAGCGGTTCTGGAAAAGCTTCTCAACCAAGAACCGTTAGAAGCAAGGTATAAAGACCATGCCCTCACCGGCTCCTACGCAGGCTTTAGAGAATGTCATATCCAGCCTGACTGGCTTTTTATCTATGCGGTCGAAAAAGACCAGCTCATTCTTGTTGCTGCCGGCACAGGCACACATGCCGATTTATTCAACATGTAA
- a CDS encoding FAD:protein FMN transferase, translated as MFTTLEFFACDTMCFLTAEGECAAEALHAAETLCHWYEHLLSEFIDGTDISRINNTGGYPVEVHPEVAHLLELSLSYCEASGGRFDITAEPLARLWNYHTAQLPSPSMVEEAKQHVNYRGVHVRDNRVWLDDAQACITLGGTAKGYIADKMRELLICRGQERGMVNLGGNIAIFGERSDGFPWEVVLDNPAQAGSPVAILDVGPLAVVTSGVSERFFKIDGERYHHIVDVSTGYPAKTDILSVTVIDSSAMRAEGFSTTLLLAGSKEAYRMAIREGLELLIVRDDGLIITSPGLISGEPRTAAAIFGVVLPVWQLF; from the coding sequence ATGTTTACAACACTTGAGTTTTTTGCCTGCGATACCATGTGCTTTTTGACTGCGGAAGGAGAGTGTGCTGCTGAGGCTCTGCACGCTGCCGAGACACTCTGTCATTGGTACGAACACCTGTTGAGTGAGTTTATTGACGGTACAGATATTTCGCGCATCAATAATACGGGCGGCTATCCGGTTGAGGTGCATCCTGAGGTAGCACACCTACTTGAGTTGTCGCTTAGTTATTGCGAGGCGTCGGGCGGGCGCTTTGATATTACAGCTGAGCCACTTGCCCGTTTGTGGAACTATCACACGGCACAACTCCCTTCGCCTTCAATGGTAGAAGAGGCAAAACAGCACGTTAATTATCGTGGTGTGCACGTCAGGGATAATCGGGTTTGGCTTGATGATGCACAGGCGTGCATTACTTTGGGCGGTACGGCGAAAGGATATATTGCAGATAAGATGCGTGAGCTGCTGATTTGCAGAGGTCAAGAGCGTGGCATGGTCAATTTGGGCGGCAATATTGCAATTTTTGGAGAGCGTAGCGATGGGTTTCCTTGGGAAGTAGTTCTTGACAATCCAGCACAAGCGGGAAGCCCAGTGGCAATTCTTGATGTTGGGCCACTAGCCGTAGTAACAAGCGGTGTATCTGAACGTTTTTTTAAAATAGACGGAGAGCGCTACCATCATATTGTGGATGTGAGTACAGGGTATCCAGCAAAGACCGACATTCTATCCGTGACAGTTATTGATTCATCAGCCATGCGTGCCGAAGGCTTTTCTACTACACTGTTATTGGCGGGTTCAAAAGAGGCGTACCGCATGGCGATACGAGAAGGTCTTGAACTTCTTATTGTTCGAGATGATGGGCTGATTATAACAAGCCCTGGTCTTATTTCTGGAGAACCACGTACGGCAGCAGCAATTTTTGGTGTGGTATTGCCCGTGTGGCAGTTATTCTAA